In Aspergillus chevalieri M1 DNA, chromosome 7, nearly complete sequence, the sequence ACTTTCCAATATCAACCACAGGCGATCAATTGGAACAAACGTATTCTGTATCTCGCGAATGATATGCTCCTGCTCTCGAACCAACAACATTTTCCTCAGGCTCGCCGGATTATCGCTGGTTATCAGCATAGGCGGTGACCAGTGGCAGAACTCCGACCGCCCAGGGGCTCATCGGCGACATCACTCCGCCTATCTGTCCCGTTGCGCTGAATAGAACGTTCATGTCGAATATTTGAAAGAATAAACAGACAATATGGTGAGTCTGCGACAGAAGGTGGCGTTTGTATTTGATGTGGTTGGAAATGCTAACTTCGGATGACAGTCAGCTCAGAACTCCGCGGGCATCCAAACTCTCCTCGATGTAGGTCAAGCTGGAATGCAATCGCGCTTGGACGGTTGATCTGACATCGCGCTCTATAGGCCGAGAGAGAGGCCCAGAAGATTGTGCAGAAAGGTGTGTTTTGGAAGTAATGTCTGAGGTTGTTTTTTGAATGGAAGCTAATCCGTCTCGTTTGTCTTTAGCTAGAGAATGTATGACCCCAACCTCCCCCCGCAAATTACAGGCAGAATCGTTCTAAGAAGCCCTAGACCGTACAAAGCGGATAAAAGATGCCAAGTCGGAGGCGCACAAGGAGATAGAGGAATACCGTCAgcagaaggaggaagaaTTTAAGAAGTTCGAGGGAGAGGTGAGGATTCGGCGCTTTTGTATTCTTGCTGGATAGACGAAGCAGACGGCTAACAGGTTTTCCCGGAAATAGCACTCGAGCGGATTCAAGaaggctgaagaagatgcgACCAAGGAAGCCGAGGCAAGACTTGCAGATATCAAGACTGCTGGCAGCCAGCACGGCGACAAGGTGGTCGATGGCCTTATCCATGGAGTGGTGGATGTGAAGCCCGAACCCTCGGAGAAGATCTTGGCCAGTGCATAGATCGATTGGAGGCGTTGATTGTCTGTTTCTAGTATGGCGCACACCTATATGACATGTTCTCGGTTTCAATTCAAATGCTATTTTCGGATATAAGCTTTTCAAAACGGCTTTGTGATACTAGTCGGAGTATACATATATCCTTTGGTCACGATAGAATGGAGTATGGAGGCCTGTGACTGGCGACACGAGATCACTCGTAGTTCGATATATAGTTATAACTGACTGTAGTTAGTTATAACGTAGTTATATATATGTGCCTGAGGCAGTAAATCTAGCCCTTTGCGTCATCAGGCACCGCAACTCGACCAAGATACACAAATGTAAACACCGAAGATGGGATGTGCAGCCACAATTTTCAATGTGGTAAAATGTACCAAGCTGGCCAATTCCAGTCCTGTAAACCGGTTTCATGGGCTCAACAGTCTATCTCATTCAATAACAACGCATCGGAGCTTCCATGCTTGTTCACGCAGATGTCGCCCGCACAAGCACCCAGGGGCACACACCCTGGATCCACGGCTAGAGGAAATGGGCAACGTTATCCAAGATGAATACGCAATAATTCGAGATAATTATGGTCAGTTTCCTTCAATTAACAGAGTACACAAATTAAATATGAATCAGAGACGCCCAGAGATCCAATAGTCCTCGCTCATGGACTACTCGGATTCGATGAACTACGCCTTGCTGGCCCGCTTCTTCCTGGTGTCCAGTATTGGCGAGGCATCAGGGAGGCATTGACAATGAAGGGCATCGAGGTTATTACGGCGACTGTACCGCCGTCTGGGTCTATTGAGCAGCGCGCCGAGGAATTGGCGAGAGATATTGCCATTGGTGCGCGGGGAAAGAATGTTAATATTATTGCGTGAGTCTGATATCCCTTTCTCTGTATGATATGATTGACTGAAGTGCTCGTGTCTGACGTGATAATAGACATAGTATGGTAAGATGGTCTTACGTCTTGGCATTGAAGGTTGCTTTACTCACAAGCTCTAGGGGTGAGATATACCGCGAAGAAACAATAATGTCGAGCTGAACGACTAATTGTCCAAGTGGGCTTGATTCTCGGTACATGATCAGCCATCTCAAGCCAAAGGACTTCAAAGTCCTGTCTCTGACTACTATTGCAACTCCTCACAGAGGTTGGTAGTAATGCCTATAGAAACGGATTTTTACTAAACGTATTACAGGCTCCGCAGTTGCAGACTATAT encodes:
- a CDS encoding uncharacterized protein (BUSCO:EOG09265PWR;~COG:C;~EggNog:ENOG410PR2G;~InterPro:IPR005124,IPR028987;~PFAM:PF03179;~go_component: GO:0016471 - vacuolar proton-transporting V-type ATPase complex [Evidence IEA];~go_function: GO:0042626 - ATPase-coupled transmembrane transporter activity [Evidence IEA];~go_process: GO:1902600 - proton transmembrane transport [Evidence IEA]) — protein: MSAQNSAGIQTLLDAEREAQKIVQKAREYRTKRIKDAKSEAHKEIEEYRQQKEEEFKKFEGEHSSGFKKAEEDATKEAEARLADIKTAGSQHGDKVVDGLIHGVVDVKPEPSEKILASA